The sequence CCCGTACAACACCTACACCCACGCCGGCCTTCCGCCCGGCCCCATCGCGTCGCCCAGCCAGGGCGCGATCCAGGCGGCGCTGAACCCGGCGGCGGCCGACTACCTGTACTTCGTCGCCCGTCCGAACGGCACGCACGTGTTCACGCGCACGCTGGCGGAGCACAACGCCGCCAAGCGCGCCGCCCAGGCCGAGGCCCGCCGCGCGCGGGCGGCAACCGCGCCGGCCGCACCTCCGACGCATTGAGGGCGAATAAATTCGCTGCAACAACGACACGAAGTCCGCCTTCGCGGACTACAACCGGCGGCGCGACGGAGGTGCCGGTGCGCGCGACGGACTTCGACCGGGTGGATGCCCGTCGCGCGCGCGGATCTCTCGGCTGCTCCGAAGCCAGCAGTCCGCGAAGGCGGACTTCGTGTAGTTGTAGCCGCGACTTATTCAGTCGCATTCTCCACGCGGAACCCGCGCTGCTGATCGAGCACGCCACGACTCGCATGACCGACCTCCGCGACCGGCTCTCCCTCATCGTCATCACCGACCCCGGCTGCGGCGACGGACGCACGATCGTCGACGTGGTGCGCGCGGCGCTGCGGGGCGGCGCGCCGTCCATCCAGCTGCGCGGCAAGGACCAGCCGGCGCGCGAGCAGGTGGAGCTCGCCCGCGCGCTGCGCGCGGAGACGCGCGCGGCCGGCGCGCTGCTCTGGGTGAACGACCGGCTCGACGTGGCCCTGGCCGCCGGCGCGGACGGCGTGCACCTGGGGCAGGACGACCTTCCCGTCGAGGCGGCGCGGCGGATCGCCCCCCCTGGCTTCCTCGTCGGCATCAGCGCGGAGACGCCGGAGCTGGCGCGGGCGGCCGAGCGCGGCGGCGCGGACTACGTGGGCACCGGCCCGGTGTACGAGACCGGGAGCAAGGCCGACGCGGGCTCCGCCGTCGGCTGCGGACGCATTGCCGAGGTGGCCGCGGCGGTGCGCATCCCCGTGGTCGGCATCGGCGGGATCGCCGCGGCGAACGCGGGCGGCGTGGTGCGCGCGGGCGCCGCGGGCGTGGCCGTCATCAGCGCCGTCATGCGCGCGCCGGACCCCGAGGCCGCCGTACGCGAGCTGCTGCGAGGGGTCCGGGATCTCTAGGTTGATCCTAAGCTCGACGTGCGGGACGGCACCGTCACCATCGGCCGGAAGAGGTGAGCGCTGGATTAGATTTTCCCGCGCCGGCTCGGGGGACGCATGATGACACTTCTCATAAACGCCGTGATGACGTAGATTTATCTTCAGAGGCACCCCTCCCTCCTGAAGGCCCTCCACGGGCCACCTCCGGAGGCAGTACCGGTCCGGGCGGGTCCCCCACCCGCAAACTCCGTCACAACCGTTCCACTTCAACTGCGGCTCGCCGAAACGCGAGCGAGCGTTCGCGCGCACTCCCGCGGCGGACGGACACGCAAGCAGCAGCTCAGCCACACCCCGCTCCATCGCCACACCCATGCGTCTGCGCCCGACGGCCATCGCCGCCGCCCTGCTCGCCTGCGCCACCGCGCCTTCCGCGCGCGCCCAGCTCGTGGCGTTCGCCCCGCCCCCGCGCGGCGGCGAGGTGTCGCGGCTGGCCATCACGCTGGATTCCATCGCCCGCCACTCCATGGCCGACCAGTCCATCCCCGGCCTGAGCGTGGCGGTGGTGAAGGACGGGCGCGTGCTCCTGCAGCGCGGCTACGGCGTGGTCGACCCGCCGCGCGAGCGCGCCGCCACGGCCGCCACCGAGTACCAGATCGCCTCGGTCACCAAGCAGTTCACCGCCGCGGCCGTGCTGCGGCTGGCCGAGCAGGGGCGCCTGTCGCTCGACGACCCGGTCACGCGCTACGTGGACGGGCTGCCGGACCCGTACGAGGAAGTCACGATCCGCCGGTTGCTGAACCACACCGCGGGGGTACCCAACTTCACCGAGTTCATGCGCGAGTTCCGCCAGCCGCTGGCGCCCGCGCGCGTGATCGAGGCGCTGGCCGACCGGCCGCTGCTGTTCGTGCCGGGGATGGGGTTCCACTACAGCAACTCGGGCTACTACCTGCTGGGGCTGGTGATCGAGCAGGTGAGCGGGCAGGGCTACGCCGACTACCTGCGCGAGCAGTTCTTCGCGCCGCTGGGGCTGCGCGACACGCGCTACTGCGGCGAGCTGAGCAGCCGCGTGCCCAACGGCTTCGTGCGCGGCCGCGGCGGCAAGGCGGTGCACGCGGCGCCGTGGGACCCGTCGGTGCTCTACGCCGCCGGCTCGCTCTGCTCCACCGCCGTGGACCTGGCCCGGTGGGAGATCGCGCTGGGCGAGGGCCGCGTGCTCTCCGCCGCGTCGTTCCGGGAGATGACCACGCCCGCGCCGCCGCCGGACCAGAGCACCCGGATGGCCTACGGCTACGCGATGATGGTGGACACCACCGACGCCGGCCCGTACCTGCACCACGACGGCGCCGTCGCCGGCTTCCGCGCGCAGGTGGCGTGGTACCCCGACGAGCACCTGGCCGTGGTGGTGCTGATGAACCAGGGCCTGGCCGCCCCCGAGCCCATCGAGCGCGACCTGGCCCGCGCGGTGCTGGGGACGCAGCGCCAGCGCGGCCCCGCCGTGGCCGGCGTGCCCGCGCCGCCCAACGCCCGCCGCGCCATCGGCAGCCGCGCGCAGGACGCGCGGCGGTAGAAGCGGCGGCAGGGGAGAGAGCGGAAGGCGAGACGGCGGCTCCGTCTCGCCTTCGTCGTTTCAGGGGGATGGGTAAAAGGGGATTCGCCGAGTCTCGCCGCGCGCACCAGGACATCGGCGGAACGAGTGGCTGCAGTCCGCGAAGGCGGACTTCGTGTGGTTGTTGCCGCGGATTCATCCGCCCCGTCCATCCCCGGGCCGTGCATCTGCGTGAGGGATGCGCGCCCGGAGGGCCGGGACCCCGGCGGGGGCGGCGGCGCCGGTGTCCGCGCCTCGTGACGAAGCGGCGGGGGCGACGAATCCGCCGGGGGCCCGGCGCCGTTGGCAACAGTAGTATCGTTGCCTACGGCGCGCGCAGCCCGTTTGGGCGTCTCGGCGCCCAACACGCCCAAAGCCGCTGTTCGAAAGAAGATCGGCCCCCCGCGAGCATCCGTCGCGAGGGGCCGATCTCCATCCGTCGATACGACCACGAAGCCTAGTCGCGGCCCTCGAGCTGGTACTTGGCCAGCATGCGGTGGATGGTCTTGCGGTCGATCCCCGCCGTGCGCGCCGCCTGCGAGATGTTGCCGTTGTGGCGCTGCAGCAGGTCGCTCAGGTATTCCTTCTCGAACGCCGTGATCGCGTCGTTCTTGGCGTCGTGGAAGGGCAGGTCCGACGAGAACAGCGGCACCGGGCCGCCCTTGCCGTTGGTGGTGCGCCGCGCCGACAGCTCCTCGGGCATGTCCTCGGGGAAGATCTCCTGCCCGGGGAGGCAGAGCGACACGATCCGCTCCATCACGTTCTGCAGCTCGCGCACGTTCCCCGGCCACTCGTACTCGTTCAGCACCCGCATGGCCTCGGCGCTGAAGCGCAGCCCCTCGCGGTCGTACTCCTGCGCGTAGCGCCGCAGGAAGTGCTGCGCCAGCGCGGGGATGTCTTCGCGGCGGTGGCGCAGCGGCGGAAGCTTGACCGGCACCACGTTCAGCCGGTAGAGCAGGTCCTGCCGCAGCACCCCGTCGCGCACCGCCTGCTCGGGGTCGCGGTTGGTGGCGCTCACCCAGCGCACGTCGATGGGCAGCTCCTCGCCGCCGCCCACGCGGCGGATCCTGCGCTCCTGGATCACGCGGAGGAGCTTGGCCTGCAGGTCCATGCTCATCTCCGACACCTCGTCCAGGAAGAAGGTGCCGCCCGCGGCCAGCTCCAGCAGCCCGCGCTTCTCGCGCTCGGCGCCGGTGAACGCACCCTTCTCGTGGCCGAACAGCTCGCTCTCCAGCAGGTGGTCGGGGAGCGCCGCGCAGTTGATGGCGGTGAACGGCCGCGCCGAGCGCCGGCTGTTGGTGTGGATGGCGCGCGCGATCAGCTCCTT is a genomic window of Longimicrobium sp. containing:
- the thiE gene encoding thiamine phosphate synthase: MTDLRDRLSLIVITDPGCGDGRTIVDVVRAALRGGAPSIQLRGKDQPAREQVELARALRAETRAAGALLWVNDRLDVALAAGADGVHLGQDDLPVEAARRIAPPGFLVGISAETPELARAAERGGADYVGTGPVYETGSKADAGSAVGCGRIAEVAAAVRIPVVGIGGIAAANAGGVVRAGAAGVAVISAVMRAPDPEAAVRELLRGVRDL
- a CDS encoding sigma-54 dependent transcriptional regulator, which encodes MSDTAENDVPITVLIVDDEELLVKSCGQILSSEGYSVHTEGRGRNALDFVRRQRPEIVLTDLMLPDMDGLALLKEIKKLAPETLVVMITGFATVDSSVEAIRAGAYDYIPKPVTATQLRILIGRAAQQVKLVRDNANLRDQLKKHYSFENIIGTSEAIQKVFAVVSRVAPTDASVFISGESGTGKELIARAIHTNSRRSARPFTAINCAALPDHLLESELFGHEKGAFTGAEREKRGLLELAAGGTFFLDEVSEMSMDLQAKLLRVIQERRIRRVGGGEELPIDVRWVSATNRDPEQAVRDGVLRQDLLYRLNVVPVKLPPLRHRREDIPALAQHFLRRYAQEYDREGLRFSAEAMRVLNEYEWPGNVRELQNVMERIVSLCLPGQEIFPEDMPEELSARRTTNGKGGPVPLFSSDLPFHDAKNDAITAFEKEYLSDLLQRHNGNISQAARTAGIDRKTIHRMLAKYQLEGRD
- a CDS encoding serine hydrolase domain-containing protein, producing the protein MRLRPTAIAAALLACATAPSARAQLVAFAPPPRGGEVSRLAITLDSIARHSMADQSIPGLSVAVVKDGRVLLQRGYGVVDPPRERAATAATEYQIASVTKQFTAAAVLRLAEQGRLSLDDPVTRYVDGLPDPYEEVTIRRLLNHTAGVPNFTEFMREFRQPLAPARVIEALADRPLLFVPGMGFHYSNSGYYLLGLVIEQVSGQGYADYLREQFFAPLGLRDTRYCGELSSRVPNGFVRGRGGKAVHAAPWDPSVLYAAGSLCSTAVDLARWEIALGEGRVLSAASFREMTTPAPPPDQSTRMAYGYAMMVDTTDAGPYLHHDGAVAGFRAQVAWYPDEHLAVVVLMNQGLAAPEPIERDLARAVLGTQRQRGPAVAGVPAPPNARRAIGSRAQDARR